One Stigmatopora argus isolate UIUO_Sarg chromosome 12, RoL_Sarg_1.0, whole genome shotgun sequence genomic window carries:
- the LOC144086233 gene encoding glutamate decarboxylase 1-like isoform X3, translating to MTGGGSFLLTWRLRLSMQKKKGYVPLFVNATGGSTVYGAFDPINEIADICEKYNLWLHVDGAWGGGLLMSRKHRHKLNGIERANSVTWNPHKMMGVPLQCSAILVREKGLMGDCNSMCAGYLFQQDKQYDVTYDTGDKAIQCGRHVDIFKFWLMWKAKGTIGFEQHIDRCLDLSQYLYNKIKNREGYEMVFDGMPQHTNVCFWYIPPSLRGMPDSEERQEKLHRVAPKIKAMMMETGTTMVGYQPQGNKVNFFRMVVSNHAATQSDIDFLIDEIERLGHDL from the exons ATGACAG GGGGCGGGTCATTCCTGCTGACCTGGAGGCTAAGATTatcgatgcaaaaaaaaa AGGGTTACGTACCATTATTTGTGAACGCCACAGGTGGCTCCACTGTCTATGGTGCTTTTGACCCCATCAATGAGATTGCTGACATTTGTGAGAAGTACAATCTGTGGTTGCACGTTGAC GGTGCATGGGGTGGTGGTCTGCTGATGTCTAGAAAGCACCGCCATAAGCTCAATGGAATTGAGAG AGCCAACTCAGTCACATGGAACCCCCATAAGATGATGGGCGTGCCTCTGCAATGCTCAGCAATTCTTGTCAGAGAGAAG GGACTGATGGGCGACTGTAACTCCATGTGTGCTGGTTATTTGTTCCAACAAGACAAGCAGTACGATGTCACATATGACACCGGGGATAAAGCCATCCAATGTGGTCGGCATGTCGACATATTTAAGTTCTGGCTCATGTGGAAGGCAAAG GGCACCATTGGCTTTGAGCAGCACATTGACAGGTGCTTGGATCTGTCTCAGTACCTGTACAACAAGATCAAGAACAGGGAGGGATATGAGATGGTGTTTGATGGAATG CCTCAGCACACCAACGTTTGcttttggtacattccaccgAGTCTGAGGGGAATGCCAGACAGTGAAGAAAGGCAAGAAAAGCTCCACAGG gTTGCACCAAAGATCAAGGCCATGATGATGGAGACAGGAACCACCATGGTGGGCTACCAGCCTCAGGGTAATAAAGTCAACTTCTTCCGTATGGTCGTTTCCAACCATGCGGCAACCCAATCTGACATCGACTTCCTCATTGATGAGATTGAGAGGCTGGGTCATGACCTGTAG
- the LOC144086233 gene encoding glutamate decarboxylase 1-like isoform X5, with amino-acid sequence MQKKKGYVPLFVNATGGSTVYGAFDPINEIADICEKYNLWLHVDGAWGGGLLMSRKHRHKLNGIERANSVTWNPHKMMGVPLQCSAILVREKGLMGDCNSMCAGYLFQQDKQYDVTYDTGDKAIQCGRHVDIFKFWLMWKAKGTIGFEQHIDRCLDLSQYLYNKIKNREGYEMVFDGMPQHTNVCFWYIPPSLRGMPDSEERQEKLHRVAPKIKAMMMETGTTMVGYQPQGNKVNFFRMVVSNHAATQSDIDFLIDEIERLGHDL; translated from the exons atgcaaaaaaaaa AGGGTTACGTACCATTATTTGTGAACGCCACAGGTGGCTCCACTGTCTATGGTGCTTTTGACCCCATCAATGAGATTGCTGACATTTGTGAGAAGTACAATCTGTGGTTGCACGTTGAC GGTGCATGGGGTGGTGGTCTGCTGATGTCTAGAAAGCACCGCCATAAGCTCAATGGAATTGAGAG AGCCAACTCAGTCACATGGAACCCCCATAAGATGATGGGCGTGCCTCTGCAATGCTCAGCAATTCTTGTCAGAGAGAAG GGACTGATGGGCGACTGTAACTCCATGTGTGCTGGTTATTTGTTCCAACAAGACAAGCAGTACGATGTCACATATGACACCGGGGATAAAGCCATCCAATGTGGTCGGCATGTCGACATATTTAAGTTCTGGCTCATGTGGAAGGCAAAG GGCACCATTGGCTTTGAGCAGCACATTGACAGGTGCTTGGATCTGTCTCAGTACCTGTACAACAAGATCAAGAACAGGGAGGGATATGAGATGGTGTTTGATGGAATG CCTCAGCACACCAACGTTTGcttttggtacattccaccgAGTCTGAGGGGAATGCCAGACAGTGAAGAAAGGCAAGAAAAGCTCCACAGG gTTGCACCAAAGATCAAGGCCATGATGATGGAGACAGGAACCACCATGGTGGGCTACCAGCCTCAGGGTAATAAAGTCAACTTCTTCCGTATGGTCGTTTCCAACCATGCGGCAACCCAATCTGACATCGACTTCCTCATTGATGAGATTGAGAGGCTGGGTCATGACCTGTAG
- the LOC144086233 gene encoding glutamate decarboxylase 1-like isoform X4 codes for MGGGSFLLTWRLRLSMQKKKGYVPLFVNATGGSTVYGAFDPINEIADICEKYNLWLHVDGAWGGGLLMSRKHRHKLNGIERANSVTWNPHKMMGVPLQCSAILVREKGLMGDCNSMCAGYLFQQDKQYDVTYDTGDKAIQCGRHVDIFKFWLMWKAKGTIGFEQHIDRCLDLSQYLYNKIKNREGYEMVFDGMPQHTNVCFWYIPPSLRGMPDSEERQEKLHRVAPKIKAMMMETGTTMVGYQPQGNKVNFFRMVVSNHAATQSDIDFLIDEIERLGHDL; via the exons atgg GGGGCGGGTCATTCCTGCTGACCTGGAGGCTAAGATTatcgatgcaaaaaaaaa AGGGTTACGTACCATTATTTGTGAACGCCACAGGTGGCTCCACTGTCTATGGTGCTTTTGACCCCATCAATGAGATTGCTGACATTTGTGAGAAGTACAATCTGTGGTTGCACGTTGAC GGTGCATGGGGTGGTGGTCTGCTGATGTCTAGAAAGCACCGCCATAAGCTCAATGGAATTGAGAG AGCCAACTCAGTCACATGGAACCCCCATAAGATGATGGGCGTGCCTCTGCAATGCTCAGCAATTCTTGTCAGAGAGAAG GGACTGATGGGCGACTGTAACTCCATGTGTGCTGGTTATTTGTTCCAACAAGACAAGCAGTACGATGTCACATATGACACCGGGGATAAAGCCATCCAATGTGGTCGGCATGTCGACATATTTAAGTTCTGGCTCATGTGGAAGGCAAAG GGCACCATTGGCTTTGAGCAGCACATTGACAGGTGCTTGGATCTGTCTCAGTACCTGTACAACAAGATCAAGAACAGGGAGGGATATGAGATGGTGTTTGATGGAATG CCTCAGCACACCAACGTTTGcttttggtacattccaccgAGTCTGAGGGGAATGCCAGACAGTGAAGAAAGGCAAGAAAAGCTCCACAGG gTTGCACCAAAGATCAAGGCCATGATGATGGAGACAGGAACCACCATGGTGGGCTACCAGCCTCAGGGTAATAAAGTCAACTTCTTCCGTATGGTCGTTTCCAACCATGCGGCAACCCAATCTGACATCGACTTCCTCATTGATGAGATTGAGAGGCTGGGTCATGACCTGTAG